Sequence from the Agarivorans sp. Alg241-V36 genome:
TGATTATAACCTTACTCACCGCCTTACTGGCCTATCCCTTAGCCTACTACTTGGCCAACGCGCCAAGTAAAATCGCTAACCGCTTAATGGTATTAGTATTGCTGCCTTTTTGGACCTCATTACTGGTTCGCACCACTTCTTGGATAGCCATATTGCAAACCAATGGTGTAGTTAACTCGACGCTGCAAGCATTAGGGCTAATTGATGAGCCCTTTGAGATGCTCTATACCCAGTTTGCCACGATCATAGCCATGACCCACATTTTGCTGCCCTTTATGATTTTGCCCTTATACAGCGTGATGAAAAATATCGACCCCAGCTATTTTCGAGCGGCGCTGTCTTTAGGGGCAAGGCCAGTGCCGGCTTTTATTAAAATTTACCTACCAATGACCATTCCCGGAGTAAGTGCCGGCGCCTTGCTGGTATTTATTATTTCCATTGGCTACTACATTACTCCCGCCATTGTTGGCGGCACCGAAGGGCAAATGATCTCCAATATTATTGCCTTCCATATGCAGTCTTCGAATAACTGGGAACTAGCAGCGGCTTTAGGCTCCTTGCTGCTAGCCTTAATTCTCGCCTTGTATTGGGTTTACGACCGCTTTGTGGGCGTAAATAACATTAAGTTGGGCTAAGCATGAAGAGCTATCCGAAGTATTTCACCTTTTGGCACATCTTAGCGCACTACGGTTTACGCTTTTGCTCATTACTGGTACTGGCTTTTTTAATGCTGCCGATTATGGTGATTATTCCACTGTCCTTTAATGTAGAGCCCTTTTTTAGCTTTACCGAAGGCATGTTAGCGCTAGAACCGGAGGCTTACTCACTAAAATGGTACGCCGAGATTTGGCATGATGATAAGTGGCTACTGGCAATTAAAAATAGCTTCTTCATCGGTATCTGTGCCACCTTAATTGCTACGGTATTAGGCACCCTAGCGGCCATTGGCCTAAGCAACCCAGCCATGCCTTGGCAAAAGTTGTGGATGGCTATTTTGTTATCGCCGATGATTGTGCCGCTAATTATCACCGCAGCTGGAATGTACTTCTTTTATAGCCAGCTTAACTTGGCCGGTTCTTACCTCGGGGTTATTTTAGCCCACGCCGCTTTAGGTACTCCCTTTGTACTAATCACCGTAAATGCAGCACTATCTGGCTTTGATTACTCCTTAGTGAACGCCTCGCTAGGCTTAGGCGCGCGCCCCCTCACAACCTTTTTTAAAGTGATTATGCCGCTAATCCGCCCGGGAGTGATATCTGGCGCCCTGTTTGCCTTTATCACCTCGTTTGATGAAGTAGTGGTGGTATTGTTTTTAGCCGGTCCCGAGCAACGCACCATTCCTCGGCAAATGTTCTCTGGTTTGCGCGAGCAAATTAACCCTACCATTTTG
This genomic interval carries:
- a CDS encoding ABC transporter permease codes for the protein MDNNSLSVEEILESKRLLKRKKRMLLAFTLPLLIFVFITFISPIATMLYRSVYHPTVSQLIPLSLAELSIWDEAGDQLPNSQALKQFAIELQGLSKERLSGKLAEEVNRLKPGSSSLIKSSARKLKKKSLEELQQNGDTLLLGYSKKWQDINLWRAVKRAGQAFTDSYYLTTFDLKRNAAGEIEQRDTQIYLKLYWKSLKIALIITLLTALLAYPLAYYLANAPSKIANRLMVLVLLPFWTSLLVRTTSWIAILQTNGVVNSTLQALGLIDEPFEMLYTQFATIIAMTHILLPFMILPLYSVMKNIDPSYFRAALSLGARPVPAFIKIYLPMTIPGVSAGALLVFIISIGYYITPAIVGGTEGQMISNIIAFHMQSSNNWELAAALGSLLLALILALYWVYDRFVGVNNIKLG
- a CDS encoding ABC transporter permease yields the protein MKSYPKYFTFWHILAHYGLRFCSLLVLAFLMLPIMVIIPLSFNVEPFFSFTEGMLALEPEAYSLKWYAEIWHDDKWLLAIKNSFFIGICATLIATVLGTLAAIGLSNPAMPWQKLWMAILLSPMIVPLIITAAGMYFFYSQLNLAGSYLGVILAHAALGTPFVLITVNAALSGFDYSLVNASLGLGARPLTTFFKVIMPLIRPGVISGALFAFITSFDEVVVVLFLAGPEQRTIPRQMFSGLREQINPTILAVATLLIVISAMLLFTIEYLRARSERIQSGELDS